In Desulfofustis limnaeus, the genomic stretch GAGGAAAAACGCAACGCCAGCCAGCAACAGGATCGGCAGCAGGCCGATACCGCTGCCGCCCATACCGAACAGCGAGCCAAAGAGCAACGCCCCCATGGCACCGCCCAACAGACCGCCGGCCAATCCACGCCCGAAACCACCGGTCTTCGTTGGGGCAGCCTGTTGCGGCGCCGCTCCCGGTTGCTGTTTTTGCGCCGGGGCCTTATATGCCGGCGGCGTCGACTTGAACATCCGGCCGCCTTTGAACGAGCGGGCCTCGGCGACCTCGGGCAGACATATGCTGGTAACAAGCGGTGCGGCAAAAACCAGGGCCATGGTAACAACCATCATACGCACAAACATCATAACAGTCCTTTCCTCCGGATTTTATCTCGTTGCACAATAATAATAAGGCCGGCCAGGCGTGACAAACCACCCTGACCGGCCGACAGACCGTCAAGAGGAGCAGCTCATGACTGATACGAGGAGATTGAAAAATTGCCATTTTTCAATCTCCTCGTATCAGTCGATGGAATTGATGAAAATATACCTGAAACGAGAAGCAACTGCCAGCATAACCGCCACAATGGAGGATTCCGAGCGCGTTATCTCGGCGTACGATAGTACCTGGTCACTGGTCGAGGACTTCCCGGACAACCGCTGCCAGGGTGTTCATGCTCAGCGGTTTCATCAGAAACGCCTTGATGCCGGCCCGTCGCGCCTCCGGGCCATCGACCGCGGTCGAATAGCCGGTATAGAGGATGACCGGTAGATCAGGTTGCAACGCCAGGGCCTGGCGGGCCAGATCGAGACCCGACAAGGTCGGCATGGTCTGGTCGGTGATCAGCAGGTGGTAGCGACCAGGACACTGACGCAAGGTCTGCAGGGCTTCGACACTGCTGGTCCGGACATCGACCTCGTAGCCGAGACGCACCAGCATCTCCCGGGCCACCTCCGCCAGATTCGCCTCATCGTCCACAAAAAGGATATGTTCGCTGCCCGTCGGCATGGCTTCTGTGGCACGTGTTCGGCCATGACTGACAACATCTTCTATGACGGGGAAGAACAGGTGGAAGGTGCTGCCGCTCCCCGGCTGGCTCTCCACCCTGATGGTCCCACCGCTCTGCACGACAATGCCATGCACCACGGCCAGGCCGAGGCCGGTCCCTTCCCCTTTCTGCTTGGTGGTGAAATAGGGGTCGAAAATCCGCTGCACGACATCGCTGCTCATGCCCATTCCGGTATCGGCAACACTGAGCCGAAGGCAGCTATCGGTGGCGATCTCCGGCAGGCCGGCGGGGTACTCGGCCCGTCGAAGTCTGTCCAAGGTCACTCGAATCGTACCGCTCTTCCCCTCCATGGCCTGGGTGGCGTTGGAGCAGAGATTCATCATCACCTGATGGATACGAGTCGGGTCGGTTTTGACCATCCCCAACCCGGTGGCCACATGGTGAACGATCTCCACGGTGGTGGGGATGATGGCCCTGAGCAGTTTCAACGCCTCTTTAACGATCAGGCCGATATCCACCGGCTGTTCGGAAAACTCTTCGGTTCTGCTAAACGACAGGATTTGCTGCACCAGGTCCCGAGCCCGGCTGCTCGCCTTCTTGATCTGCTCCAGATTATTTCTGATGTTGGCCGGCAACGATCCGGTATACAGACTGAGGTCGGTATATCCGACGATCGCCGACAGGATATTGTTGAAGTCATGGGCAATCCCCCCGGCCAGGGTGCCGATGGCCTCCATCTTTTGGCCCTGCAGCATGGCTGCCTCATTCTTTTTCAACATCGCCTGCATTTCCGCGGTTTGCAGGACCTCACTGGCATAGGAGGCAAGGATCGTACCGATCTCTCGATCCTGGATGACGAAGGGAGGCTCGTTCTTGCTGTGCAGGGAGATAATGGCAATGGTCTTGCCTGCCGCATCGACGATGGGGAAGAATAGAATCGAATTGTCGTGATAATGCGGCCAACCGCTCCCCTGACATTCCTGGCTGTGGGCGAGGTCAGCGACAAAATAGGGCTCGGGACTGGCCAAGGCCCGGGCAAAAAGGCTGTTCTCCCGCAGCGGGAACGGCAGAAACGGCTCGGCGTGTCCGGGATCGAGGCTGTGCAGGTGCTCCAGGCCGTCGCTGACCACCCGGTAGATGCTGCCGCCTCGAGCTTTCATGTGACGCCCGAATTCCTCCAGAATCACCCTGCCGCTCTGTTTTAGTTCACCACAGCCAAGCAGCCGCTTGGTACTCTCCACCACTTCTTGGAGACGCGCGTTGACGAGACTGAGTTCGGTGGTCTTGCGGGCGACCTTGTCCTCAAGCTTTTTCTGATATTCCAGGTTTTCGCGGAGCAGGCGGGACCGGTCCACCACCGTCTCGATGGCGTGCAGCAGGATGGTGTTATCCCCGACCGGTTTCAAGAGGTAGTTCCAGGCGCCCAGACGCAGGGCCTTGGCCACATCCCGGCTGTCCCCGCTGCCGGAAACCACGATGACCGGGAGTTGTGGCTTGGAGCGGCCGAGTGCAGCGAGGACATCGAAACCGCTCACGGTCGGCATTTTCAGGTCGACCAGCACCAGGTCGACGGATTGTTCCCGACACACCTGCAGGCCGGCGGCCCCATGATCGACTTCGATCACCGTATAACCGTTTTTTCTCAGAAACGCCCCGATGATTTGTCTGAAGAAAAGATCGTCGTCAATAACAAGGATGTGAATGTGCCGGTCGTCGGTCACTCCGTGAACCTCTCATGCTCACTTCTGATGGCACGCTCGCTTCCTGCCGGAGGCGGGCGTCTCCGCCGCTCCTGCCGCTGTTGCTCGGGTTTTGGCAGAAGAGCCGCGTCTATCGCAGTATATTTTCTTCGCCTTGACAAAGTCAAATTTTTCCCGTTCGTTCGGGCCGTCCCGACCTCGACGCCACCTGATCTTTTCACTTTTCAGGTATGGTATGCTCTGGTACCCTGATCATAAATCGAACCCTCCTTGACGGACATCATCTGCTCCATGCATCGACTGAAACGAAAAACAAAAATAATCGCCACCCTGGGTCCGAGTTGCTATGCGGAACAGAGCATTGTCGATCTGATCGGGGCGGGAATGGACGTGGCCCGGATCAACCTGTCGCACGGCAACCGGGAAAGCCAAAGTCATTTTATCGAGACGGTCAAGCGGGCCCGCTCCCGCACCGCCACGTGGACGGCTCTGCTCTTCGACACCCGCGGCCCGGAAATCAGAGTAGGCGAACTGCCCGAAGAGCTCCTGTTGGTCGAGGGAGAACGGGTCATTTTCTCCACCGCCAGCAACGACCCCGGCACCATTCCGGTGAGCTACGACGGCTTGCCTCGAGACGTGGCCGTTGGCTCCGTCATCCTGCTCGATGACGGGAAATTGCAGGTGGAGGTGCAGGCAGTGAGCGACCACCGGGTCACCTCCAGAGTCCTGGCCGGCGGACGTCTCGCCTCGCGGAAACGGGTGAGTCTGCCGGATGCGATCGTCAACCTCCCTTCGATCACCGACGAAGACCAGGCGGACATCATCTTCGGCGTGCAGCAGGGCGTCGATTTCATCGCCGTCTCCTTTGTGCGCAAGGCTGACGACGTGCGTGTTGTCCGGCAGGTCATCGCTTCGGCGGGGGGAAATCAGGGTATCATCGCCAAGATCGAGACCCGTCAGGGCGTGGAAAACCTCGCGGAAATTCTGGACGAGGCCGACGGGTTGATGGTGGCCCGGGGTGATCTGGGTGTGGAGATGCCGGCCGAAGAGGTCCCGGTGATGCAGAAACGCATCATCAAGGCGGCCAACAAGGCAGGTAAACCGGTGATCACCGCCACCCAGATGCTCGAATCGATGATTACCAACCCGACCCCGACCCGCGCCGAAGCCAGCGACGTGACCAACGCCATCTTCGACGGCACCGATGCGGTCATGCTCTCCGGGGAAACCGCCGTCGGGCGCCATCCCCTCGAAGCGGTCCGATTCCTGGCTCGCACGGCCATTATCAGCGAAGCGGCATTGGACTATGAAGCCATTCTGGCCGAAGGACTGCGCCACCGCCGACCGGTGGTGGCGGATGCCATCTCCTACGCCTCATGCGCCACTGCCGCCGATTTATCGGCGGCGGCAATCATTTCGGCCACTACCTCCGGTTCCACCGCCTTGCGGGTGGCCCGTTATCGCCCACAAACGCCGATCATCGCCATCAGCCCGGAACCCGGCAGTCTGAGAAAGATGCAATTGGTGCGAGGCGTGGTGCCGCTCTCCTGCGAGCGGGCCCAGACCATGGACCACCAGATCGAACTGGCCATACGGGTAGCGCGACAGGAAGAGCTGGTCAGGCCCGGGGATCTGGTGATCATCACCGCCGGTTTTCCGCTCCACACCAGCGGCACCACCAACATGCTCAAGGTCCATCAGATCGGCGAGGGATGACGCCCGCCT encodes the following:
- a CDS encoding response regulator, whose amino-acid sequence is MTDDRHIHILVIDDDLFFRQIIGAFLRKNGYTVIEVDHGAAGLQVCREQSVDLVLVDLKMPTVSGFDVLAALGRSKPQLPVIVVSGSGDSRDVAKALRLGAWNYLLKPVGDNTILLHAIETVVDRSRLLRENLEYQKKLEDKVARKTTELSLVNARLQEVVESTKRLLGCGELKQSGRVILEEFGRHMKARGGSIYRVVSDGLEHLHSLDPGHAEPFLPFPLRENSLFARALASPEPYFVADLAHSQECQGSGWPHYHDNSILFFPIVDAAGKTIAIISLHSKNEPPFVIQDREIGTILASYASEVLQTAEMQAMLKKNEAAMLQGQKMEAIGTLAGGIAHDFNNILSAIVGYTDLSLYTGSLPANIRNNLEQIKKASSRARDLVQQILSFSRTEEFSEQPVDIGLIVKEALKLLRAIIPTTVEIVHHVATGLGMVKTDPTRIHQVMMNLCSNATQAMEGKSGTIRVTLDRLRRAEYPAGLPEIATDSCLRLSVADTGMGMSSDVVQRIFDPYFTTKQKGEGTGLGLAVVHGIVVQSGGTIRVESQPGSGSTFHLFFPVIEDVVSHGRTRATEAMPTGSEHILFVDDEANLAEVAREMLVRLGYEVDVRTSSVEALQTLRQCPGRYHLLITDQTMPTLSGLDLARQALALQPDLPVILYTGYSTAVDGPEARRAGIKAFLMKPLSMNTLAAVVREVLDQ
- the pyk gene encoding pyruvate kinase yields the protein MHRLKRKTKIIATLGPSCYAEQSIVDLIGAGMDVARINLSHGNRESQSHFIETVKRARSRTATWTALLFDTRGPEIRVGELPEELLLVEGERVIFSTASNDPGTIPVSYDGLPRDVAVGSVILLDDGKLQVEVQAVSDHRVTSRVLAGGRLASRKRVSLPDAIVNLPSITDEDQADIIFGVQQGVDFIAVSFVRKADDVRVVRQVIASAGGNQGIIAKIETRQGVENLAEILDEADGLMVARGDLGVEMPAEEVPVMQKRIIKAANKAGKPVITATQMLESMITNPTPTRAEASDVTNAIFDGTDAVMLSGETAVGRHPLEAVRFLARTAIISEAALDYEAILAEGLRHRRPVVADAISYASCATAADLSAAAIISATTSGSTALRVARYRPQTPIIAISPEPGSLRKMQLVRGVVPLSCERAQTMDHQIELAIRVARQEELVRPGDLVIITAGFPLHTSGTTNMLKVHQIGEG